One genomic region from Bacillus marinisedimentorum encodes:
- a CDS encoding GNAT family N-acetyltransferase, with product MAFPQTYKLASGEIITLREAEVRDAAAVMEHTWKVIRDSEYMLTSPEEFTISETQEKQWIKEHSDHHGDILLVAEEYGRIIGVLSFKNGRRKRTAHTGTFGISVKKQMRGKGVGKLMILSLLDWASTHPLIEKVTLEVFATNEYAIRLYEKLNFRKEGRKVNQIKLKNGEYADELLMSRFVKNVDSFKNS from the coding sequence ATGGCATTTCCACAGACATACAAACTGGCAAGCGGTGAAATCATCACACTCCGGGAAGCAGAAGTGAGAGATGCAGCCGCTGTAATGGAACATACATGGAAAGTAATCCGTGACAGTGAGTATATGCTGACCTCTCCTGAAGAATTCACCATCTCTGAGACCCAGGAAAAGCAATGGATCAAAGAACACAGCGATCATCACGGCGACATTCTGCTCGTTGCTGAAGAATATGGCCGTATCATCGGCGTGCTGAGCTTCAAAAACGGCCGCCGCAAACGAACAGCCCATACCGGAACATTCGGGATCAGCGTAAAAAAACAGATGCGCGGCAAAGGGGTAGGCAAACTGATGATTCTTTCCCTGCTTGACTGGGCCAGCACCCACCCGCTTATTGAAAAAGTGACTCTCGAAGTGTTTGCGACAAACGAATATGCAATCCGGTTATATGAGAAACTGAATTTCCGTAAAGAAGGCCGGAAAGTAAACCAAATCAAATTGAAAAATGGCGAATATGCCGATGAATTGCTGATGTCCCGTTTCGTTAAAAACGTTGATAGTTTTAAAAACTCGTAA
- a CDS encoding DUF3941 domain-containing protein gives MPTKDDDKKAKDNNAKRQLKNERRDQNRQRGERQFSKKTDHL, from the coding sequence ATGCCGACAAAAGATGACGATAAAAAGGCGAAAGACAACAACGCAAAGCGCCAGCTGAAAAATGAACGCCGCGACCAGAACAGACAGCGCGGCGAACGGCAGTTTTCCAAAAAAACAGATCACCTTTAA
- a CDS encoding histidine kinase N-terminal domain-containing protein: MAEQVTDDFQKLFKDFLHDNRPVIIDNWLTTANLSEQDPFYGEILSNAWQTIELVISFMDKSNEAKIVELTHKIAKERTAADVDISVFVSNIQAGRKAIDETIYESDLTETLKLKGMRIVAEVFDLYTYHAVKEYSRQKDYVIQNKNRFIQEMHHDRLTLLGQLAASFAHEIRNPLTSIKGFIGMLKETGSETGQTGLYFDVIDQEMKVLEENVSRFLLLSRQKGLDDVMEKIDFSILVTEMASFMYPLFADENISVTTDIEDNCIVCGAKDQLEQVVLNILNNAVEALTKKENERCITVKLHPSTDGSIVLSLSNNGMPIPGHLLDSIFEPFITTKELKAGLGLSVSKQVVEKHNGLVKVTSCQGVTTFMITLPQAD, from the coding sequence ATGGCTGAGCAGGTGACTGATGATTTTCAAAAGCTGTTCAAGGATTTCTTGCATGATAACAGACCTGTCATTATCGATAACTGGCTAACAACAGCGAATTTATCGGAGCAGGATCCATTTTATGGGGAAATCCTTTCGAATGCCTGGCAGACGATTGAACTTGTTATATCTTTCATGGATAAGTCGAATGAAGCCAAAATTGTCGAGCTGACACATAAAATAGCAAAAGAACGGACGGCTGCAGATGTGGATATCAGTGTATTTGTTTCCAACATCCAGGCAGGGCGGAAAGCGATTGATGAAACCATTTATGAATCGGATTTGACGGAGACTTTAAAGCTGAAGGGAATGAGGATTGTAGCAGAAGTCTTCGATCTTTACACGTATCACGCGGTAAAAGAATATTCCCGTCAGAAAGATTACGTCATCCAGAACAAAAACCGGTTTATCCAGGAAATGCACCATGACCGTCTGACGCTGCTCGGACAGCTTGCTGCAAGCTTTGCCCATGAAATCCGCAATCCCCTTACAAGTATCAAAGGCTTTATCGGCATGCTGAAAGAAACCGGATCGGAAACAGGACAAACAGGCCTTTACTTCGATGTGATTGATCAGGAGATGAAGGTGCTCGAAGAAAATGTATCGCGGTTTTTGCTCCTGTCCAGGCAAAAAGGACTTGATGATGTCATGGAAAAAATTGATTTTTCCATTTTAGTTACAGAAATGGCTTCATTTATGTATCCTCTTTTTGCAGATGAAAATATTTCAGTCACAACTGACATTGAAGACAATTGCATCGTATGTGGCGCAAAAGACCAGCTGGAGCAGGTTGTACTGAACATTTTAAACAATGCAGTGGAAGCGCTGACGAAAAAAGAAAATGAACGCTGCATTACGGTGAAACTTCACCCTTCCACAGACGGCAGCATAGTCTTGAGCCTGTCCAATAACGGCATGCCGATACCTGGTCATCTTCTGGACAGTATTTTCGAACCGTTTATAACAACGAAGGAATTAAAGGCAGGATTGGGTCTGTCCGTAAGCAAACAAGTTGTCGAGAAACATAATGGCTTAGTGAAAGTCACATCATGCCAGGGTGTCACAACCTTCATGATCACTCTTCCACAGGCAGATTAG
- a CDS encoding CoA-disulfide reductase, translating into MSKKIVIVGGVAGGATTAARLRRLDETSEIVLFEKGEYISFANCGLPYYIGETIKDRDALLVQTVEGMSKKFNLDIRNLSEVVSIDRNHKTIVVKNVQTGELYDETYDKLVLSPGAKPLVPPIPGLDKAEDVFTLRNIPDTDKIKDFVDNAKPGKATVIGGGFIGVEMAENLHERGVEVTLVEAANQIMAPVDYEMASILHQHLRDTGVNLILEDGVKEFKDYGRKIVLNSGLEVENDLVILSIGVKPESKLAVDAGLEVGERGGIKVNDYLQTNDPDIYAIGDAIEVTDYITRKPTMIPLAWPANRQGRIVANNIYGKEERYQGTMGTSIAKVFDYTVAATGNNEKLLQRHGIEYKVVHVHPGSHAGYYPGSYPIALKLIFDPDTGKIFGAQGVGQDGVDKRIDVIATAIKGGLTVEDLPNLELAYAPPFSSAKDPVNMAGYVAVNMMEEMTDTVQWHEIDEIVANGGYLIDVREPAERKFGYIKGSKNIPLPELRERLNELPKNEVIHVTCQVGLRGYLATRLLTENGFTVKNLDGGWKTYSSVFGTGVGAADTEVNDSGVARAAKKDEEI; encoded by the coding sequence ATGTCAAAAAAAATCGTAATCGTCGGTGGAGTAGCTGGCGGTGCAACTACAGCAGCGAGACTTCGCAGACTCGATGAAACATCAGAAATCGTTCTTTTTGAAAAAGGTGAATATATTTCATTTGCAAACTGCGGTTTGCCATATTATATCGGCGAGACAATCAAGGATCGTGATGCCCTTTTAGTACAGACAGTTGAAGGCATGTCAAAGAAATTCAACCTGGACATCCGTAATCTAAGTGAAGTTGTCAGCATTGACCGCAATCATAAGACAATTGTCGTAAAGAACGTGCAAACCGGTGAGCTTTATGATGAAACGTATGACAAACTTGTCCTTTCGCCTGGAGCCAAGCCGCTTGTTCCGCCAATTCCGGGCCTTGATAAAGCTGAAGATGTCTTCACTTTGCGCAACATACCGGATACGGACAAAATCAAAGATTTCGTAGATAATGCAAAACCTGGAAAAGCGACTGTCATCGGCGGCGGGTTCATCGGCGTTGAAATGGCTGAGAACCTTCATGAACGAGGCGTGGAAGTGACACTTGTCGAAGCAGCAAACCAGATCATGGCACCTGTTGACTATGAAATGGCATCCATTCTTCATCAGCATTTGCGTGATACAGGGGTCAACCTCATTCTTGAAGACGGAGTGAAGGAATTCAAAGATTATGGCCGCAAAATTGTGCTTAACAGTGGTTTGGAAGTCGAAAATGACCTTGTCATCCTGTCAATCGGTGTCAAGCCTGAAAGCAAACTCGCCGTTGATGCCGGACTTGAAGTCGGGGAACGCGGCGGCATTAAAGTGAATGACTATCTGCAAACGAACGACCCGGACATTTATGCAATTGGTGATGCAATCGAAGTTACCGACTACATCACACGCAAGCCGACAATGATTCCGCTGGCGTGGCCGGCAAACCGCCAGGGCCGGATTGTCGCTAATAACATTTATGGAAAAGAAGAAAGATATCAAGGCACAATGGGTACATCGATTGCCAAGGTATTTGATTATACTGTTGCAGCAACCGGAAACAATGAAAAACTTCTCCAGCGCCACGGTATCGAGTACAAAGTTGTTCATGTCCACCCTGGTTCACATGCAGGATATTATCCTGGATCCTATCCAATTGCGCTGAAATTGATTTTTGATCCGGATACCGGCAAAATCTTCGGTGCCCAGGGTGTCGGCCAGGATGGTGTCGATAAGCGGATTGATGTCATTGCGACTGCAATAAAAGGCGGCCTGACTGTTGAGGACCTGCCAAACCTTGAGCTTGCCTATGCTCCTCCATTCTCTTCCGCAAAAGATCCTGTCAACATGGCCGGATATGTAGCTGTAAATATGATGGAGGAAATGACAGATACGGTCCAGTGGCATGAAATTGATGAAATTGTTGCCAACGGCGGCTACCTGATCGATGTCCGCGAACCGGCAGAACGTAAATTCGGCTATATCAAAGGCTCGAAAAACATTCCGCTTCCTGAACTTCGTGAACGCTTGAATGAACTTCCGAAGAATGAAGTCATTCACGTAACATGCCAGGTCGGCCTGCGCGGATACCTTGCAACAAGACTCTTGACCGAAAACGGCTTTACCGTGAAGAACCTTGACGGGGGATGGAAAACATACTCTTCTGTATTCGGCACAGGAGTTGGAGCCGCTGACACTGAAGTCAATGATTCCGGTGTAGCCCGCGCTGCAAAAAAAGATGAAGAAATATAA
- a CDS encoding SDR family oxidoreductase, translating to MSEKQNKKTMPPQHQNHQPGIEAEMNPLPEYEDKNYTPSGKLKGKTAIVSGGDSGIGRAVSLLFAKEGANVAISYLEEDSDAEKTRSLIEEAGGKCLLIPGDIGEESIARDVVQKTVDEFGGLDILVNNAAEQHPQEKLEDISAEQLERTFKTNVFAFFHMTKAALAHLKEGSSIINTTSITAYEGNPQLLDYSSTKGAIAAFTYSLSQSLVKKGIRVNGVAPGPIWTPLIPSTFSAEKVGKFGGNTPMKRPGQPRELAPAYLYLASDDSSYVSGQVIHVNGGTIVNS from the coding sequence ATGTCAGAAAAGCAAAACAAAAAAACGATGCCTCCGCAGCATCAGAACCATCAGCCTGGTATCGAAGCAGAAATGAATCCTTTGCCTGAGTACGAAGACAAAAATTACACACCAAGCGGAAAACTGAAAGGGAAGACTGCAATCGTTTCAGGCGGAGACAGCGGCATTGGACGCGCAGTATCATTGTTGTTCGCAAAAGAAGGAGCCAACGTCGCCATTTCCTATCTGGAAGAAGACAGTGACGCGGAAAAAACGCGGTCTCTTATCGAAGAGGCAGGCGGCAAGTGTTTGTTGATTCCAGGGGACATCGGTGAAGAGTCTATCGCCCGCGATGTCGTGCAAAAAACAGTCGATGAATTCGGCGGACTTGATATTCTAGTCAATAATGCGGCAGAGCAGCACCCTCAGGAAAAGCTTGAAGATATTTCCGCCGAACAATTGGAGCGCACGTTTAAGACAAATGTATTCGCTTTTTTCCATATGACGAAAGCGGCACTCGCTCATTTGAAAGAAGGAAGTTCAATTATCAATACAACATCAATCACAGCTTACGAAGGGAACCCGCAACTCCTTGACTACTCATCTACAAAAGGGGCAATTGCCGCCTTTACTTACTCGCTTTCCCAGAGTCTTGTCAAAAAAGGCATCCGGGTCAACGGTGTCGCACCAGGACCAATCTGGACACCGCTCATTCCGTCCACGTTCTCTGCTGAAAAAGTCGGGAAATTCGGCGGTAACACTCCGATGAAGCGCCCGGGACAGCCGCGCGAGCTGGCACCGGCCTATTTGTACCTTGCATCTGATGACTCTTCATACGTGTCAGGCCAGGTAATCCACGTCAACGGAGGTACGATTGTAAACAGTTAA
- a CDS encoding purine/pyrimidine permease encodes MRTTLGSLQWFVFILAGSIVAPLSIGSAFGLPLPEIAAFMQRTLFVLGIAGILQAALGHRLPIMEGPAGLWWGIFLIYAGFAAAGGLDPYDALRQLEGALFISGFLFAFLAVFKLVKYIRVLFTPLVTGTYLILLGAQLSGSFIKGMLGIGYVTEGIHVRVAVLSFVVVIISILLSKSSNRLLSSYSVLITLIIGWILFAAFDLTVAVKPAEGWMSVPEVFVWGMPSFQAGMGVTAILVGLLLLTNMIATVQAVESVLEKQGHRTETVNMEKASFVMAVNQWLSGIFSAVGPVPISGTAGFIKETKVAQRLPFMIGSGLLAAISLFPAVTSFFAALPAPVGYATVFVPIASLIGIGLKSYVEADPSETEYFIIAVSIMIGFGGMFVPADAVHSLPSFLQTVVNNGLILGLIVCILMEQIVRFMRWKRAG; translated from the coding sequence ATGCGGACAACACTCGGGTCTTTGCAATGGTTTGTTTTCATACTTGCCGGCAGCATCGTTGCTCCGCTTTCCATTGGCAGCGCATTCGGCCTGCCCTTGCCCGAAATCGCTGCTTTTATGCAGCGGACACTGTTTGTCCTTGGCATCGCCGGGATTCTTCAGGCGGCGCTCGGCCATAGGCTGCCGATCATGGAAGGGCCGGCCGGATTGTGGTGGGGGATCTTTTTAATCTATGCAGGCTTTGCGGCAGCAGGCGGTCTCGATCCTTATGATGCGCTGAGGCAGTTGGAAGGGGCGCTGTTCATCAGCGGTTTTTTATTTGCCTTTCTTGCTGTTTTTAAGCTTGTCAAATATATCCGTGTGCTGTTTACGCCGCTTGTTACAGGAACATATTTGATTTTGCTCGGCGCACAGTTGAGCGGATCTTTTATCAAGGGGATGCTCGGCATCGGTTATGTGACAGAAGGCATCCATGTCCGGGTCGCAGTGCTGTCATTTGTAGTCGTCATCATTTCAATTTTACTTTCTAAGTCTTCCAATCGTCTGTTGAGCAGTTATTCCGTTCTAATTACATTGATCATCGGATGGATCCTGTTTGCGGCATTTGATTTAACCGTTGCCGTTAAACCCGCGGAAGGATGGATGTCTGTTCCCGAAGTTTTCGTTTGGGGCATGCCATCTTTCCAGGCCGGCATGGGAGTGACAGCCATTTTGGTAGGATTGCTCCTTTTGACAAATATGATTGCGACCGTTCAGGCTGTTGAATCTGTTTTGGAGAAGCAGGGACACCGTACGGAAACCGTCAATATGGAAAAGGCCAGTTTCGTCATGGCTGTGAACCAGTGGCTGAGCGGTATTTTTTCAGCAGTTGGCCCAGTGCCGATTTCTGGCACAGCTGGTTTCATAAAAGAAACAAAAGTGGCGCAACGGCTCCCTTTTATGATAGGAAGCGGACTGCTGGCTGCCATCAGTCTTTTTCCAGCAGTCACATCATTCTTTGCGGCACTGCCGGCGCCAGTAGGATATGCAACTGTATTCGTGCCGATCGCAAGTCTCATTGGCATCGGTCTCAAGTCATACGTGGAGGCTGATCCCAGTGAGACGGAATATTTTATTATTGCTGTTTCAATTATGATTGGCTTTGGCGGCATGTTTGTGCCTGCGGATGCCGTACACAGCCTGCCGTCATTTTTGCAGACTGTGGTCAATAACGGACTGATCCTTGGCCTTATCGTGTGCATACTGATGGAACAGATTGTCAGGTTTATGAGATGGAAGAGGGCCGGTTGA
- a CDS encoding GNAT family N-acetyltransferase yields MLVKLDGSYAEGVFKLSRNNNEAEYPGFRMDSIYDVMDHIKKMNEEEEKGTTYSRGILDEDARLAGIASLVNIDRDRRNAELEMWIVEDKPGFYAAAIKEMLKAAFSTLPLDEVYISVHKMNELTAPALETLVFAKSEGEKQMAGIPEKPAEDGNPDTHMLVISKEVFFDF; encoded by the coding sequence ATGCTTGTCAAGTTGGATGGCAGTTATGCGGAAGGTGTATTCAAACTCAGCCGGAATAACAACGAAGCGGAATATCCTGGCTTCCGGATGGATTCGATTTATGATGTAATGGATCATATTAAGAAAATGAATGAGGAAGAAGAGAAGGGCACAACTTACAGCAGGGGCATCCTGGATGAGGATGCCCGGCTGGCTGGGATTGCCTCACTGGTTAACATTGACAGGGACAGACGTAACGCTGAACTTGAAATGTGGATAGTGGAGGATAAGCCAGGCTTCTATGCAGCCGCCATTAAAGAAATGTTGAAAGCAGCTTTTAGCACATTGCCGCTTGATGAAGTCTATATTTCTGTGCATAAAATGAACGAATTAACAGCGCCTGCTCTTGAAACACTTGTGTTTGCCAAAAGTGAGGGAGAAAAACAAATGGCAGGCATTCCTGAAAAGCCTGCTGAAGATGGGAATCCCGACACGCATATGCTCGTCATTTCAAAGGAAGTTTTTTTTGATTTCTGA
- a CDS encoding CsbD family protein produces the protein MANEDRMKGQWNQLKGEAKKQWGKLTDDELDMVDGQRDKLSGKIQERYGKAKEDADREVDDFIDNRVNTDNL, from the coding sequence ATGGCAAACGAAGATCGAATGAAAGGTCAATGGAATCAGTTGAAAGGTGAAGCTAAAAAACAGTGGGGGAAACTAACTGACGATGAGCTCGATATGGTCGATGGCCAACGCGATAAATTATCGGGTAAAATCCAGGAACGATATGGAAAGGCAAAAGAAGATGCCGATCGGGAAGTTGATGACTTTATCGATAACCGTGTCAATACGGACAATCTTTAA
- a CDS encoding YajQ family cyclic di-GMP-binding protein, protein MAKDSSFDIVSKIDMQEVSNAINIAKKEIQNRYDFKGSKSDISLDDEELVLISDDEFKLEQLKDVLIGKLVKRDVPVKNLDYGKVEPASGGTVRQRAKLVQGIDKENAKKINTIIKNANLKVKSQIQDDQVRVTGKSRDDLQKVIAAIKESDLPIDVQFVNYR, encoded by the coding sequence ATGGCAAAAGACAGTTCATTTGATATTGTATCAAAAATTGACATGCAGGAAGTCAGCAATGCAATCAATATCGCAAAAAAAGAAATTCAAAATCGTTATGACTTCAAAGGCTCAAAAAGTGACATATCCCTTGATGACGAAGAACTGGTGCTCATTTCAGACGATGAGTTCAAGCTTGAACAGCTTAAGGACGTCTTGATCGGCAAACTGGTGAAACGAGATGTGCCTGTCAAGAACCTTGATTACGGAAAGGTTGAGCCGGCTTCAGGCGGGACCGTGCGCCAGCGCGCCAAACTCGTCCAGGGCATCGATAAGGAAAACGCCAAGAAAATCAACACGATTATCAAAAACGCCAACCTGAAAGTGAAAAGCCAGATTCAGGACGACCAGGTCCGTGTCACCGGCAAAAGCCGCGATGATTTGCAAAAAGTGATTGCAGCCATCAAAGAGTCCGACCTGCCCATTGATGTACAATTCGTCAACTATCGGTAA
- a CDS encoding DegV family protein: MNVKIIADSGTDLPLSFFQEESIEYLPLVVHLNNEDYFDHETIKPIDVYDAMRAGAIPKTSQISPVRFKDAFTKYAEQGQSCIYVAFSSELSGTYQTAVMMKNEVQEEYPDFKLEIIDSKAASLGHGLIVKEAARLAKDGRSLDEIKERVLFYRDHMEHLFTVDDLEYLYRGGRVSKTSAFVGTLLKIKPLLHVEEGKLIPLEKLRGSKKVLGRMVELMDERGEGLDKQLVAISHADSLERAEELKSMIQDKFGTTEFLIEDIGAVIGSHAGPGTIALFFLNKLPQ; the protein is encoded by the coding sequence ATGAACGTTAAAATCATTGCTGACAGCGGGACTGACTTGCCGCTTTCCTTCTTCCAGGAAGAAAGCATCGAGTATTTGCCGCTTGTTGTCCACTTGAATAATGAAGACTATTTTGACCATGAAACGATTAAACCGATTGATGTGTATGATGCAATGAGGGCAGGTGCCATTCCTAAAACATCACAGATCTCACCGGTCCGTTTCAAAGACGCTTTCACGAAATATGCCGAACAGGGACAGTCCTGCATCTATGTCGCCTTCTCATCTGAACTTTCCGGCACCTATCAGACAGCCGTCATGATGAAAAATGAAGTCCAGGAAGAATACCCTGATTTCAAACTCGAAATCATTGATTCAAAAGCGGCTTCACTCGGCCATGGCCTTATCGTCAAAGAAGCGGCTAGACTGGCCAAAGACGGCAGATCATTGGATGAAATCAAAGAGCGTGTCCTCTTTTACAGAGACCATATGGAGCACTTATTTACAGTGGACGACCTTGAATACTTATATAGAGGCGGAAGAGTAAGTAAGACAAGTGCGTTTGTCGGTACCCTCCTTAAGATAAAGCCGCTTTTGCATGTTGAAGAGGGAAAACTTATTCCGCTTGAAAAATTGCGCGGCAGTAAAAAGGTGTTAGGCCGGATGGTTGAATTGATGGACGAAAGAGGCGAAGGTCTTGATAAGCAACTTGTTGCCATCAGCCATGCCGACAGCCTTGAGCGTGCGGAAGAGCTGAAAAGCATGATCCAGGATAAATTCGGCACAACTGAATTCCTTATCGAGGACATCGGTGCCGTCATCGGTTCACATGCCGGCCCGGGCACAATCGCGCTATTCTTTTTAAATAAACTTCCACAATAA
- a CDS encoding YitT family protein, protein MVLLESKKFVIVVIGALLNALSLNLFLIPANVYASGFTGVAQLLSSIFAFTSIHISTGILLFVLNIPVTVLGWKKVGKSFTIYSFVSVATTTFFLEVIPIYPLSEDILLNAVFGGVIAALGIGFTLKWGASTGGLDIVAMVLSRMKDRPVGNYIFVLNSVIIVTAGLLFGWEKALYTLVTLYVSTRIIDAIHTRHEKLTAMIITKKGEELQKAIHSKLVRGITTLPAKGAFTKEDKEMLIMVITRYELYDLEHIIREVDPQAFTNIVETTGIFGFFRRE, encoded by the coding sequence ATTGTGCTGCTGGAATCGAAAAAATTCGTCATTGTAGTAATCGGTGCACTTTTGAATGCACTTTCCCTTAACCTGTTTTTAATCCCTGCAAATGTCTATGCCAGCGGTTTTACAGGAGTAGCGCAGCTGTTATCGAGTATTTTTGCATTCACTTCGATACATATTTCGACTGGTATTCTGTTGTTTGTCCTGAATATCCCGGTTACGGTACTCGGCTGGAAAAAGGTCGGCAAGTCTTTTACGATATACAGCTTCGTCAGTGTTGCAACAACCACCTTTTTTCTGGAAGTAATCCCTATTTATCCGTTATCGGAGGATATTCTGCTGAATGCTGTATTCGGCGGTGTCATAGCCGCACTCGGCATCGGGTTCACGCTGAAGTGGGGTGCTTCGACAGGCGGGCTTGACATTGTGGCGATGGTTCTTTCACGTATGAAAGACCGTCCGGTTGGAAATTATATTTTTGTCCTGAACAGTGTCATTATTGTTACTGCAGGTTTGCTGTTTGGCTGGGAAAAAGCGCTTTATACGCTGGTCACCCTCTATGTTTCAACAAGGATCATAGATGCGATCCATACACGACATGAGAAACTGACGGCAATGATCATCACGAAAAAGGGTGAAGAGCTGCAAAAGGCGATTCATTCGAAGCTCGTCCGCGGCATTACCACACTGCCTGCTAAAGGTGCTTTCACAAAGGAAGATAAGGAAATGCTTATTATGGTCATTACTCGTTATGAGCTTTATGATCTTGAGCATATTATCAGGGAAGTGGACCCTCAGGCATTTACAAACATTGTCGAGACAACCGGGATATTCGGTTTCTTCCGGCGCGAATAG